The stretch of DNA AAATCTACCAGAATGGGCTCCCCATTACCACTATAAATCTACTACTGGCAAAATGGATAGcttgttgaaaaaaaaaccaaactaaaacaaaagaaataaaagacactAGTCTACAGTATTAACAGTAGTGAGAAGGACTTCAAGGTACAAAGCCAAATTCAAAGTTAGAAATAGTCTTTTGGAAATGTATTATATAAAGACTAGTGAGAGGCCAGAGTTCTGGACAAACTTATGAAGACGACTCTCTTCCTTTGTTTGCCAATTACAACAGCTCCATAATGTCTAGaagttttttttgaaaattctgCTGCCTTGGATACTTCTACTTAACAATCCAGAAAGGTGCCAAATCAATGATCCCatttctttagaagaaaaaatttactacctcccttctttttcctctttcctcccagGCTGCTGTGACTTGCAATGCAGGTATAAAACACATAATAtggatattaggagaaattACGTAGTAACTAACCCAATGGATAACAGACTTTCTTCCAAGAAAACTACTTGTCAGCCTAGTTGTTCTTGATCCAGTAATTTTGAAGGGAAGAGAGATTCCATTCCAACAATGGATGTTACTTGGTTCTATACCTTTCCCAAAGCGATGGGGTGATGGGAGGcagactgggagaagaaagggaaggtgATAAAGTGAAAGAGAATTGCAGTGTTCAGAAGACTGACTGCTTATTGTCAAGGCACTGAGAACCCTAACATTAAAAGCATGGACTAGTTTGCACACACTTGAGTACTAGTAGAAGTTAACAGTGTAGGTTTCAAGTCATTTTACATGGAAATAGCAGGCAgaagattccttttttttttttttttttatgtacaaAGACCTTGTAATAGACTACAGCTACTtctcagcaattaaaaaaattcagacatgTTAAGGAATCCAAAGAGGACCTAGCAAGTCCCTCTATCTCCAATATACTCCTGATTTTAGTgttctgaaaatactttaaaatcagCACACCGTattatgatgatttttttcaaggagCTTAAACAGGTTTTTCATGCTCCAGTGAAGTACTAGTGTACACTGAAACTTCAGCATTACTGcaatcctttttctctcttgctcaCTCTACCCTCAcaccttgtttttttccccacctctcAGAGGTATCTTAATGCTCCCCATTGGAAAGGGCAACAGTAACGCCTTCGGTTTCTGTTGTTGCAGGGATTCTTGGCACTTTCTTAGCAGGGCTTGGGATGTGCtaagaagaagggaaaaaaaacattaaatacagATTTCCAGTTCACATACATTCATACTTCATGGCTAGTCCAACTCTCAAACAACATTCATGCTACACTGGACGGCTTGGCCTAAAGTCAGTCAAATCGGTCATGCTTCATGCAAACAGATTGTGTGAGAGGAGCcagttttgttcttgttttgttcttgtgCAGTTTCATTCTCTTTATGATGAAATGTACTTTCTTAAAATCCCATGTTCAACTCTTTACTTCTGGCTTGTATGTTAGGCACGttaataaagtatttaatataACTCGTTAAACCACTTCCTCTTAACATACATGCACATGCTAAGACAGACATGTAAATGGTTCCACCATTTACATCAAACTTTGAAAGAGTGCCGAGCGTTCACCTCATGAACAATGCCTGGGTGCACAACTCCAACTCTTGCCTCCAGAGGTCCATCATTCAGGAGTGGGCGCCGGGCGTAAGTTCTCCTGTGCTTTTCATCCACGCGCACAAGGTACCAGGTTCCTTCAAAGAGATCCTCTACTGAGCACTGTGGAATATAGTTGGCTGTAAAAAAGGGAATAACAGACTGTTAGTTGTTTCCTGGTGAGAGTTTTACTCAACACAGGCCTTTGCAGTTTGAATGCACtaagacagaaaagaaacaattctgGATTTTAGTTCAGCCACATAGGGCCAGTGAAGACAAGCTACTCAGAAGCAGAAAGGGTTGGACATTTCCTTCATTCTACGCTCTGATAATTTAAAGTCAGCTGAAATAAGTGATGAGCATTTTGCTTTAAGAGTAGGAATGATTTATATTTATGAAGTTCTTACCCAAATGGTGTGTTTCCTGTCTGATCTTCATGTTTTCAGCAAAGACATCAGGTGCAATACACTTTCTTGAGTCAAGTCTTGCTTTGAGATCAGAAAGGCTGGCAGTTATTCTGTCCAGTGCAGAACCTGCAATACAGAACCATCGTGTAAGGCAGCACCAGTGCTGAGAACTGCACAGCAGGacattaacatttaaaatccatttaaagTACTTTGCATTACAGAATCTCAACTGTTAGTCATTTAAAAGTATTCCCAATTACCCAATCGAAACATTAATGGAGTTTGAAGAATATTATTTGTTCAAGGAGACACAAACATTCCCTGGAGCTAGAATACCCTCAGTTTGGCAATGATGTCTTTAGGCATTGCTTTGCAGGTTTTATGATGCTGGTAGGTTGTGTAATAGTGCACTGAGAGTGAGCTGTGCAAGGGAGGTGGTTAACACCTCCTCATGTCACTCACCAGGAGTGGCATCCTGTGTGACCCTGATGGAATACAGGGTAGCAGCAAAACCAGAGCCATAGGAGAACACACTGATTCTCTGTcctgccagctgctctggggagtACCTGCAAATCAAACAACAGCTTTTTAAAGTGAGAATTAAGCCCAGGTGtcacttttaaataattagaaACTGCAGCTAGCTTAGGAAAAGCAGCCAGCAAATCACATTGTCTACAATACACATTTACCTATGTGCATAAAtgatgacttttaaaaacacaaattcaGATACTGTTATGTGATGAGTTCCAAAGCTGCCTAAGCAAAACAGAGCTGAGAAATGCACAGAGTATGACTATCTAGAAGGCAGACAGTTTTCATTCTTAAGCAACCTAAAGCCTAAAATGAACAAACACATCTTGGAAGGTAATgtcagaataaagaaaaagcgATCCAGAAAGAGTGGTTTAATTTAAACTTAAAATGATTTTGTAAAAGGCTGtcattgcaaaaaaataattaaaaaaatgttaaatgctAATTTAATTTGAGTTTGGTCATAGTGAGACAAAGAAGACATTCTGATTCTCTTTTCCACTGCAGGTATTTTTCtagggggagggaaaggggaaaagttGGGGCTGAGAAGAGACATCGCCTCACAAGTAAGATCCTACTGTGGAAGGCAGTAAGCAGCTGTTTCACATCAGCTTCTGACACATTTTCAGTCTGCTTGTCACTTGAACTCAATGTGTGTGCAGAATAGTTTTTTAACTTTAGTCTTTCTGCTCAAGGCAATCTTGTAGGAAAAGGTTTACTAGACAGTGGTTTCACAGAAgtctttctaaaacaaaaaccttttaTGTCCTTATTCATAAACAGCTATgacttttttccaaattttatgCTTACTGGGCTAGAAGAGAGGCAAGGCAACCATACACTGAAGGGGTATACATATTTCCATTCTGATTGGACACGAGTAAtgaagctttggttttctgatTGAAGAGCTCTGCACTAGCTTTCATGAAAGCTTTTTCCACATCTCTGTCAAAATATGTATCTTCAAGTTTTATATccctattaaaaacaaatcaaaaaaagaAGTTCAGAAACAGTTACTAAAATAGCAAAAAGTAAAAACACACCTTGGATGTGTAACAGAATAAGATTATGTGAATAAGGAATACAGTAGCCATTCTCACCTGAAAGCTTCCAGACCACTGAAAACACCATTCGCTGTTTCTGGGTTCTGGTCACTGAGAAAGTCGTTCAACAAGAGTCTAGCCACGGATTTCTGTACCAGTTTACAGTATGGAGAATGAAAGATCATGAATCCAAAGTCATTCAAGGTGAAACGTCTGTCTGTCCCCTCTGGAAGTAGCAGAAGTGTTGTGTTACAACCTATGTTTAGTACTCCCTTCAACTATG from Chiroxiphia lanceolata isolate bChiLan1 chromosome Z, bChiLan1.pri, whole genome shotgun sequence encodes:
- the HMGCS1 gene encoding hydroxymethylglutaryl-CoA synthase, cytoplasmic isoform X2, coding for MPGSLPVNAESCWPKDVGIVALEIYFPSQYVDQTELEKYDGVDAGKYTIGLGQARMGFCSDREDINSLCLTVVQKLMERNSLSYDCIGRLEVGTETIIDKSKSVKTVLMQLFEESGNTDVEGIDTTNACYGGTAALFNAINWIESSSWDGRYALVVAGDIAVYASGNARPTGGAGAVAMLVGPNAPLIFERGLRGTHMQHAYDFYKPDMISEYPVVDGKLSIQCYLSALDRCYTVYRNKIHAQWQKEGTDRRFTLNDFGFMIFHSPYCKLVQKSVARLLLNDFLSDQNPETANGVFSGLEAFRDIKLEDTYFDRDVEKAFMKASAELFNQKTKASLLVSNQNGNMYTPSVYGCLASLLAQYSPEQLAGQRISVFSYGSGFAATLYSIRVTQDATPGSALDRITASLSDLKARLDSRKCIAPDVFAENMKIRQETHHLANYIPQCSVEDLFEGTWYLVRVDEKHRRTYARRPLLNDGPLEARVGVVHPGIVHEHIPSPAKKVPRIPATTETEGVTVALSNGEH
- the HMGCS1 gene encoding hydroxymethylglutaryl-CoA synthase, cytoplasmic isoform X1 — protein: MEEAGSTTMPGSLPVNAESCWPKDVGIVALEIYFPSQYVDQTELEKYDGVDAGKYTIGLGQARMGFCSDREDINSLCLTVVQKLMERNSLSYDCIGRLEVGTETIIDKSKSVKTVLMQLFEESGNTDVEGIDTTNACYGGTAALFNAINWIESSSWDGRYALVVAGDIAVYASGNARPTGGAGAVAMLVGPNAPLIFERGLRGTHMQHAYDFYKPDMISEYPVVDGKLSIQCYLSALDRCYTVYRNKIHAQWQKEGTDRRFTLNDFGFMIFHSPYCKLVQKSVARLLLNDFLSDQNPETANGVFSGLEAFRDIKLEDTYFDRDVEKAFMKASAELFNQKTKASLLVSNQNGNMYTPSVYGCLASLLAQYSPEQLAGQRISVFSYGSGFAATLYSIRVTQDATPGSALDRITASLSDLKARLDSRKCIAPDVFAENMKIRQETHHLANYIPQCSVEDLFEGTWYLVRVDEKHRRTYARRPLLNDGPLEARVGVVHPGIVHEHIPSPAKKVPRIPATTETEGVTVALSNGEH